TGACAGGTATATTGCCATATGCAAGCCTCTCCATTATTCAACAATTATGAGTGAGCAAGTGTGTGTTGGGCTTGTGGTGACTTCTTGGACAGTGGGCTTGTTGCACACCATAAGCCAGTTAGCTTTTACCCTCTATTTGCCCTTCTGTGGTCCCAATGTTGTAGACAGTTTTTTCTGTGACCTTCCTTTGGTAATCCACCTGGCTTGTATAGATATTTATGTTCTCGGCATCTTTATGATTTCAACCAGTGGTGTGATTGCTCTTCTGAGTTTTCTGCTTTTGCTCACCTCCTACATCATTGTTCTCGTCACCATCAAACACCACTCCTCCACAGCATCGTCTAAGGCTCTTTCGACCTGCACAGCACACTTCATAGTTGTCTCCATGTTCTTTGGGCCCTGCATTTTCATCTATGTATGGCCTTTCACCAACTTCCTGGTGGACAAAGTCCTCTCTGTTTTCTATACCATTTTTACCCCCTTTCTGAATCCACTTATCTATACTTTGAGAAACCAGGACGTGAAGGCAGCAATGAAGAAGAAACTAAGTTATCAAAATTTTAATATTGGGAAAAC
This genomic stretch from Tenrec ecaudatus isolate mTenEca1 chromosome 14, mTenEca1.hap1, whole genome shotgun sequence harbors:
- the LOC142425956 gene encoding olfactory receptor 4K2-like, translated to MEGFNHSRVAEFVLLGLTESPELQIFLFVVFCIFYLITMLGNCLILLTVISTTHLHSPMYFLLSNLSLIDMCLSSFATPKMIVDFLAQRKTISFEGCISQIFFLHLFTGTEIVLLICMSFDRYIAICKPLHYSTIMSEQVCVGLVVTSWTVGLLHTISQLAFTLYLPFCGPNVVDSFFCDLPLVIHLACIDIYVLGIFMISTSGVIALLSFLLLLTSYIIVLVTIKHHSSTASSKALSTCTAHFIVVSMFFGPCIFIYVWPFTNFLVDKVLSVFYTIFTPFLNPLIYTLRNQDVKAAMKKKLSYQNFNIGKTAPRYPVQ